One Brevibacillus choshinensis genomic window carries:
- a CDS encoding glycerol-3-phosphate responsive antiterminator, producing MDSKEFLARLNHYKLIASVKEAKYLEKAAEANLSAVVLSIGNIGVIKGYVDYFKNRDIPVFIHLERVGGISYDREGIAFLSHYVKPDGIVTTRNTLIKLAKKQGLLTIQRHFLVDSDALKSGLQAIQETQPDAVELMPGLLPEFLEEYRSVLGTPIIAGGLIRKREQMERVLQHGATAVSVGSPSLWKESFVHDSSVVV from the coding sequence ATGGATTCAAAGGAATTCCTCGCAAGACTTAATCACTACAAGCTGATTGCATCGGTGAAAGAGGCGAAGTATTTGGAGAAAGCGGCGGAGGCCAATCTGAGTGCAGTGGTACTTTCCATCGGGAACATCGGCGTGATCAAAGGGTACGTCGATTATTTCAAGAACCGTGACATTCCCGTGTTCATCCATTTGGAGCGGGTAGGCGGAATCAGCTACGACCGGGAAGGCATTGCATTTCTTTCCCACTACGTCAAGCCGGATGGAATCGTGACGACGAGGAACACCTTGATCAAGCTGGCGAAAAAACAAGGTTTGCTGACGATACAACGACATTTTTTGGTGGACAGCGATGCATTGAAATCAGGGCTTCAGGCTATTCAGGAGACGCAGCCCGACGCCGTTGAGCTGATGCCGGGCCTCTTGCCTGAATTTCTCGAAGAGTACAGAAGTGTGCTGGGTACCCCGATTATTGCAGGTGGACTGATCCGCAAGCGAGAGCAGATGGAGCGAGTACTGCAGCATGGTGCGACAGCTGTTTCCGTAGGTAGCCCCTCATTGTGGAAGGAGAGTTTTGTAC